Proteins from a single region of Heterodontus francisci isolate sHetFra1 chromosome 29, sHetFra1.hap1, whole genome shotgun sequence:
- the LOC137345788 gene encoding probable G-protein coupled receptor 139, whose amino-acid sequence MHRTIDSIDSIKKLYYPFLAVIGVPVNLLAIVILSRGKCGLSTCTTRYLVAMATADLLVIIIEVILWQIRSYYFPVSFLDITPVCCVQAVLLQAAGDCSVWFTVTFTFDRFVAICCQKLKTKYCTEKTAAVILATTCILLCSKNIPFYFVYEPGEIIDNVPWGCYTKPSCYTDPGWVGFDWFKTVLTPLLPFAFILLLNALTVRHILVASRVRKGLRGQSKGDNRSDPEMESRRKSVILLFSISDNFILLWLVYVIEFLYYNITGADPRVYTDSEYIFQQVGYMLLTLSCCTNTLIYVVTQSKFREQFKIAVKYPVTSIIQLINKQNN is encoded by the coding sequence ttaatttactggcgattgtgatcctgtcccggggaaagtgcggcctctccacctgcaccactcgctacctggtggccatggcaacggcggatctactggtcattatcattgaGGTCATATTGTGGCAGATTCGTTCTTATTATTTCCCAGTGTCCtttctggacatcacccctgtgtgttgtGTACAGGCTGTCCTGCTCCAAGCAGCcggagattgttctgtctggttcaccgtcactttcacctttgatcgatttgtagccatttgttgccagaagctgaaaacaaaatattgcaccgagaaaactgcggctgtgattctcgcaacaacctgcattctgctctgttcaaaaaacatccccttctactttgtatatgaacctggagagataatcgacaatgtaccatggggctgttatacaaagccaagctgttatactgatcccggatgggtgggatttgactggtttaagacagttttaactccattgctcccattcgctttcattctgttgctgaacgctctgacagtcagacacattttagtggccagtcgagtccgtaagggcctgaggggtcagagcaagggggataatcgcagtgacccagagatggagagtcgaaggaagtctgtgattttactcttcagcatatccgacaacttcatacttctgtggttggtatatgttatagaattcttatattataacattacaggcGCAGATCCCAGGGTTTACacagattctgaatatatatttcaacaagtcggatATATGCTGCtgactttaagttgctgcacaaacacgctTATTTATgttgtgactcagtccaagttcagagagcagttcaagatcgcggtgaaatatccagttacatcaattattcaattaataaataaacaaaacaactga
- the LOC137346017 gene encoding probable G-protein coupled receptor 139, translating into LAIVILSRGKCVLSTCTTRYLVAMATADLLVIITEVILWQIRYYYFQRSFLNITPVCSVIGFLSFAAVDCSVWFTVTFTFDRFVAICCQKLKTKYCTEKTAFVVLATTCILLCSKNIPMYFVYKPGEIIDNVPWGCYFKPSFYTEPGWVGFDWFGKVLIPLLPFALILLLNALTVRHILVASRVRKGLRGQSKGENHSDPEMESRRKSVILLFTISGNFILLWLVYVIEFFYYNITGKGHRDYTDSEYIFHKVGWMLLNLSCCTNTFIYVVTQSKFREQIKIAVKYPVTSIIQLMNKQNN; encoded by the coding sequence ctggcgattgtgatcctgtcccggggaaagtgcgtcctctccacctgcaccactcgttacctggtggcaatggcaacggcagatctactggtcattatcactgaggtcatattgTGGCAGATCCGTTATTATTATTTCCAGAGATCTTTCCTGaatatcacccctgtgtgcagtgttatTGGTTTCCTTAGTTTTGCAGCCGTAGActgctctgtctggttcaccgtcactttcacctttgatcgatttgtggccatttgttgccagaagctgaaaacaaaatattgcaccgagaaaactgcatttgtggttctagcaacaacctgcattctgctctgttcaaaaaacatccccatGTACTTTGTATAcaaacctggagagataatcgacaatgtccCATGGGGCTGTTATTTTAAGCCAAGCTTTTATACagagcctggatgggtgggatttgactggtttggtaaggttttaatcccattgctcccattcgctttaattctgttgctcaacgctctgacagtcagacacattttagtggccagtcgagtccgtaagggactgaggggtcagagcaagggagagaatcacagtgacccagagatggagagcagaaggaagtctgttattttactcttcaccatatctggcaacttcatacttctgtggttggtgtatgttatagaattcttctattataacattacaggaaaaGGTCACAGAGATTACactgattctgaatatatatttcataAAGTAGGATGGATGCTGttaaatttaagttgctgcacaaacacatttatttatgtggtgactcagtccaagttcagagagcagatcaagatcgcggtgaaatatccagttacatcaattattcaattaatgaataaacaaaacaactga